In candidate division WOR-3 bacterium, the DNA window GAGAGTTGCTCATTGGCGTATCCGTGGTTCGGGAGGAAAGCGGTCTTTGAGGGATTCCGGGTCTCTTTTTCCTCTTCCTTGATGAGAGACGAAAGGTGAGAGTGTCATTCCCGCGCAAGCGGGAATCCACTTCGCATTATTGCGACGCAAAATTTTGCCTCTCCATAGAAAATTCTAATGTTTCCCTCAACCTTTTATGTTTATGTTACTCCAATTCTTTCAACAATTTTAGCAGTGTTTCCTGCTGTTTATAGGTGAGCCGGCCTCTCTTTTCCCACGCCTTTAAATACCATTCCCTTGCCCTTTCTTTGTCGCCTTTCTTCTGATAGCAGGCACCCAAACCTATCATCATGTTGACAAGATTTGGATTCAGTTCTATTGCCTTTGTAAAGTCTGCGATTGCAGGGTCATAATCCCCCTTCTCATATAAGACAAATCCGCGGTTAACATAGGCTTCAGCATAGTTTGGGTTCAGTTCTATTGCTTTGGCGTAATCGGCAATTGCAGACTTATAATCACCTTTTTTAAAATAGGCATTACCGCGGTTATAATAGGCTTCGGGATATGCTGGCTTGAGTTGTATCGCCTTAGTAAAATCGGTAATTGCAAGGGAATATCTGCGATCGAAAGCATAAACATTCCCGCGGTTGAAAAAGGCTTCGGCAAGGTTTGGATTCAGTGCAATTGCTACGTTACAATCCTGTAATGCCTTGGCTGTATCGCCTATAAGATAATAAGCATTACCGCGATTGTTAAAAGCTACATCGAGTTTTGGATTTAATTCTATTGCCTCTGTGTATTTCTTAATAGCCCCCTTGTAGTCTTGTTTTTTATGGCATTCCAGTCCTTCTTCGAATTTCTTACGAGATTCTTTTTCCATGTCAGTTTCCTCGTCATCTAGAGGCGCTGATTCTCCTAATGCATTCTCACTGCTCGCATTCACTTCTACCATTAATATTCTCTTTATTTCTTTAACTTCACTGAGAATTCGCTTTTGTTCTTTCGGTCGTCGGACAAAAAGATCATATAAAACAAAAAATAACGAGCCAATCGAACATATCCCGGCAAAGATTGCGAATAATTGTTGCTGCTTTAGTAATAAATACACGGTTAATATACCACCAAAGATACAAATGATAATTAATATTATTCTTGGCACCACTCTAGTTTACCTTTAGATATTAATAATGTCAACCTTCTGTATAAGTCAAATACATTTGCGACTTTTATTGCCTCATTGCTTCGCGGAACCTGCCCCGAGCGGAGAAAGGGATTCTTCCACTTCGGTCGGAATGACAGGGCGAGGGGTCAGAAATGACGAAGGAGGGGCTCGGAATGATAAAGGGATTGGGTCATCTCCACCTTTGCGGAGAAATCCCTTTGGGTTTCAGCCCAAATTGCATAAAGTGGATTCCCGCTTGC includes these proteins:
- a CDS encoding tetratricopeptide repeat protein, translating into MPRIILIIICIFGGILTVYLLLKQQQLFAIFAGICSIGSLFFVLYDLFVRRPKEQKRILSEVKEIKRILMVEVNASSENALGESAPLDDEETDMEKESRKKFEEGLECHKKQDYKGAIKKYTEAIELNPKLDVAFNNRGNAYYLIGDTAKALQDCNVAIALNPNLAEAFFNRGNVYAFDRRYSLAITDFTKAIQLKPAYPEAYYNRGNAYFKKGDYKSAIADYAKAIELNPNYAEAYVNRGFVLYEKGDYDPAIADFTKAIELNPNLVNMMIGLGACYQKKGDKERAREWYLKAWEKRGRLTYKQQETLLKLLKELE